A part of Indicator indicator isolate 239-I01 chromosome 15, UM_Iind_1.1, whole genome shotgun sequence genomic DNA contains:
- the TXNRD3 gene encoding thioredoxin reductase 3 isoform X2 — MPPPGQTQLPDWDGLKLRVQTLIASHRVMIFSKSYCPYCNKVKELFRSIRVEYYALELDVIDDGPSIQQVLAELTNQRTVPNVFVNGTHVGGCDATYQAYQDGSLQKLLGDSKDLEPYDYDLIIIGGGSGGLACSKEAASLGKKVMVLDYVVPTPLGTSWGLGGTCVNVGCIPKKLMHQAALLGQALQDSRKYGWQYDEQVKHNWEVMVEAIQNYIGSLNWGYRVSLREKSVTYVNSYGEFVEPHKIKATNRKGQVTYYTAETFVLATGERPRYLGIPGDKEYCITSDDLFSLPYCPGKTLVVGASYVALECAGFLAGLGLDVTVMVRSILLRGFDQEMAERVGAHMETHGVKFIRKFVPVQVEQLEEGMPGRLKVTAKSTEGSEVFVEEYNTVLIAVGRDSCTRNIGLETIGVKINEKNGKVPVNDEEQTNVPYVYAIGDILEGKLELTPVAIQAGKLLAQRLYGGSSKKCDYINVPTTVFTPLEYGCCGLAEERAIEEYGKQNLEVYHSLFWPLEWTVPGRDNNTCYAKIICNKQDNNRVIGFHVLGPNAGEVTQGFAAAIKCGLTKESLDETIGIHPTCAEVFTTMDITKSSGQDITQRGC; from the exons ACGATGGGCCCAGTATTCAGCAAGTATTAGCAGAACTAACTAATCAGAGGACAGTGCCTAATGTATTTGTGAATGGAACTCACGTAGGGGGCTGTGATGCAACTTACCAG GCTTATCAGGATGGATCACTGCAGAAACTTCTTGGTGATAGCAAAGATCTAGAACCCTATGATTATGACCTCATTATTATTGGTGGAGGATCAGGTGGACTTGCATGTTCCAAG GAAGCTGCTTCCTTGGGAAAGAAAGTAATGGTATTAGATTATGTTGTTCCAACGCCGCTTGGAACCTCATGGG GACTTGGTGGCACGTGTGTAAATGTAGGCTGCATTCCTAAGAAGCTAATGCATCAAGCAGCACTTCTGGGTCAGGCACTCCAAGATTCAAGGAAATACGGGTGGCAGTATGACGAACAAG ttaAACACAACTGGGAGGTCATGGTAGAAGCAATTCAAAACTATATTGGCTCTTTAAACTGGGGTTATCGAGTGTCCTTAAGAGAGAAGTCTGTGACGTACGTCAATTCTTATGGAGAATTCGTTGAACCACACAAAATTAAG GCAACTAACAGAAAAGGACAAGTAACCTATTACACAGCAGAGACTTTTGTGCTGGCAACTGGAGAAAGGCCTAGATATCTGGGTATCCCAGGAGATAAAGAATACTGCATTACAAG tgATGACCTCTTCTCCCTGCCTTACTGCCCTGGCAAAACTCTAGTTGTGGGTGCTTCTTATGTGGCTCTAGAGTGTGCAGGATTTCTTGCTGGTCTAGGGCTAGATGTCACAGTCATGGTGCGTTCTATCCTCCTCCGGGGCTTTGACCAAGAAATGGCAGAAAGAGTAGGAGCTCACATGGAAACGCATGGTGTGAAGTTCATCAGGAAGTTTGTACCTGTTCAG GTTGAACAGCTGGAGGAAGGCATGCCTGGAAGACTGAAAGTGACAGCAAAGTCTACTGAGGGGTCAGAAGTCTTTGTAGAAGAATACAACACT gttttgatAGCTGTTGGACGTGATTCATGTACCAGAAATATTGGTTTAGAGACAATTGGTGTGAAAATCAATGAGAA gaatGGGAAAGTACCTGTAAATGATGAAGAACAAACCAATGTGCCTTATGTTTATGCTATTGGAGATATATTGGAAGGAAAGCTTGAACTTACTCCAGTTGCAATTCAAGCAGGGAAACTGCTAGCCCAGAGGCTTTATGGTGGTAGTTCCAAAAAG tgtgACTATATCAATGTACCAACGACAGTGTTTACTCCTTTAGAGTATGGCTGCTGTGGGTTAGCTGAGGAAAGAGCAATAGAAGAATATGGAAAGCAAAACTTGGAG GTTTATCACAGTTTGTTCTGGCCACTCGAATGGACAGTACCAGGCAGAGATAACAATACTTGTTATGCAAAGATTATCTGCAATAAACAGGACAAT AATCGTGTGATAGGATTTCATGTTCTTGGACCAAACGCGGGTGAAGTTACCCAAGGTTTTGCTGCTGCAATAAAATGTGGTCTCACCAAAGAATCACTTGATGAAACAATTGGTATCCATCCTACCTGTGCAGAG GTGTTCACTACAATGGATATTACAAAATCTTCAGGACAAGACATCACTCAAAGAGGCTGCTGA